In Rutidosis leptorrhynchoides isolate AG116_Rl617_1_P2 unplaced genomic scaffold, CSIRO_AGI_Rlap_v1 contig530, whole genome shotgun sequence, the DNA window GAATGAAATCAAGAAAAAATTGAAAGATTATCATCTTTTTATCAATTTTAAATTCCTTCTATATTGGTATTATTAGGAACAACCAAAATCGACCCTGCCTTAATTTTATTAGGATCATCCACCCTTAAAAATAAGTGAGATAGCTCTATTTAAGTATTCAATCATCAAATCGAAATATGGAAACAATAATCATCAATTTCTTAACTGTTGAGTAAATTTTCTTTAGCTACAAGTAACTAGAGTTGTTCAGTTTGTTTGGATAGAGTCTTGGTGCAGTCTCTCTTACTGTAGAAATATGTTCCACTCTGTCAATTTGTGACACCGTCATTTTATTAAGAGATAATCATTCACCGGTTTGAAGTTTAATTGATTCAGAGAATAAAtattaaagaaaaaattacctaccTTCTTAGTAACCAAAAAAGAGAGAGTTACATGATCCAAGTTCTTCAGAGATGAacaaaatttaaataaaaactcTATGAAATCCAAAAGGTTAAAAACTCACAAAAATTCCTAATTAATTATAAGTGGTTCGAAGCACAAATCTCTGAGGAACATGATATCGTAAAGTGTTTTGAAAATTCTAAGGAACAGGATAAGACTTGTTACGACACATGCACTTGTAAGCCATAGGACAAGTCTCAGCCTCTTCTATTGACGAGCAAACAAAGCTAACCATAACAAGTCTACAAGGTGTGCACGAGCCACAAGCATGAGAGCAATCCGGCAACCTTGACCCGGCAACTTGGAGGGTATCTCCTCCATGCCTAGTTCTCTCCCAATAGTAATTCATTGGTTTCACACCTTTTTCTGATCTGCTTGTAGATTGCGGCGAACGATGATGTCCATGATCTATTTAACAACATTGGAATTAAAGGAAAAAAATTAGTCTTTTATCTAcatgataaaaaaataaaatgctAAAAATCACAATTTCGTTTCTGAGACATTCtgaaaaaaaattatttataaaaATGTATCATATGCTTTATTTTTATATCTAACCATAACTTTCGGACCATAAAGGATTTTCACATATATTACATATGCAATTACATTAGAAACAGAGAGAATAGTATCTTACGAATTCGGGATTGGCCTAGATTCCTTGAATGAGCCAGAGGAAGAAGAAGAACGATGATTATTGCGACGATACACATAACTGATTTCATAGTTTTAGTACTCTTCTTATTCTACTTTTTTTTCTTATTGATGAAGTTTTCCTGATAAGGAAGTTATAAATTGTGTTGATATATATAATAGGGATAAGGTAACCACGAGATCGGATAAGTATATAGTATGTGTATTGAAGCAATTCACAGGCAAGTGTGTGGATTATTGAGATAAGAGAAAGGGTCACATGACAATGGGTGCAATCAAAATAAGATTGATTAGCTCACATAATTCACAAGACGAGTAATTTAAAGCCGAAATTGTAGCTGATTCATTATACAAACAGAGGTGCAATGTTTTTTTTTTACTCAATTACTAGGGCTTGTTTAACGTGAACCCTGACTGTCTCTGACTCAATACTTTCTTCAATAAATGCTAGGAGAATTACTATGAAAGTACTATTTTGAATGAATTTGAAATCGTAAGAGGTTCGTTCGTACTAATAAATTAGGTACTTGGGTTGTTATGTGATTGCCATTAATGTCTTATGGTTATTGAAAAACCTCTGGCAGGAAATAAAGGACCACGTACTTTCCAGGAATTTTGTTTGCTTCGGAACACAGAATTCTACAAAATTCTTCTATAGAAACTGAAAATTGAGTGGATCCATGAATGACATTATTTCACTATCCAGTACATTTATCCTGGCTAGTACACCATATGCCGCAATATGCAATGCTATACAATTTAGGAGTCCTCAGTTTTAAATATAAGAATTCCTAGAGCTGAATGTGGAGGCAGCTCAAATTTTGTTTTCTGCATTACAATTACCAACAAACAACAGCTAGAAGAACTTGTATTACACACTAATTTACGTAGGTTGGGCATGTCTCAACTGCTAGATTTTCCAAATTTGGGAATTCCAAATTGGATATTGGTGGCAATGATACATTTTCACATAGTGCGAATTGCACAAATTcctcataatataaataaactaaccTAGCAAAAGTATGATTGTTATATCTCTTTTGAGATTCCTAAATTTTTAAGACCTGTATCATGGCTCTCAAGTATTAGTCTATCAAAGCGTAAGCATATATATGCGCATACAAACTCTCTTCCATAAGAACTAGGCTAATTAAAAACCAAAAAGTCTTCCTttcttaattcttcaattttcaatGAGAAAAACTGAATGAATGAATCAGAAATAATCCAGAATGCACCAATAagtaatgtgtatataaatatatatatatatatataatttaacaaCCAATCACGAGTTGCCGAAAATGGGGGCAAATATTGATCTAGTGCAAGATtgataaaattaaataattaattatttattgaCAAAAATGAATTAAATCAATAAATGACACATACTATAAAGGGATGTCTGGTCGGGCCCAGTACGACTTGGATTAATTTACACAAACATATTTCAAATATATGTAATAGGATGTAAGATCATATAATGATATAGACGTGTTATGAACAGATTATCAATATGTTCATACAGGTAAAGCTTCATCTTTTCTTAGAACTTCTAGAGAGTGAATGGATTTGCTATATGTGCAAGACATGTTGAGGACATTATACAAGTCAACATAATGATACGATAATATTGATTAAATCTAGTCGTCAACATGTGACCTTATTTGAGAAGAGTCCAACACCTTATCTCGTATTCAATTAGGGAATGAAAATAAACGGTGGAGAGTTCACTCCAATCTCTGTCTCTCCCCACACTTATATGAATCACCTTCTTAATTTTTTGGGATCAACAAATACACACACAACAGGTTATAGCAGATTCTCGTCATGCTGCTAGCAAGCTTATAATACCATAGGCAGGTGGATGGAATAGCGATTCAACCATCGCTACATCACTGCCAATCATGTCGTTATCAACTACTATTTATGTTCCTTTTCATTTCATTACTCGCTAAATAGATGTTAAGTAGTATTGACAGTGTATTGTAACCCGTAATGCATGAATTATAGCTTGAAATTAATAGCAAAAGCATTAACTTTATTTATCTTGTATTCTGAATTATAATCAAATTGCTTTGCGTCGTATACCAATATATATCAAGCTTCTACACTTGTGTATGTTTTCGTGTTTGCAATATATTAAAGTAGTAGTAACACTATAAGATAGGAAGTTTAGTTGTTTGTTTCATATTGTAATGAGCAAAATTTGAAACTTTCTTTAATTTGTCAACGAAGTTAGTTCGATTTAAAAATATATATGGAACTTTAAATTTTCTTTTTGTGATTACCAAATTCAAATTTAATGAGCAAAACATTTTTTTCTTGTGGTTTGTTATCTAAATATGGAAACAGAAGggaaaaaatttaataaaaaccACAAATACCGGCAGTCAGTTTGACAAACAAGACAGAACCGATGTTATGTGCTCTGGCATGGCCTTATATATGTAAAACAATTCCTAAGAAATGGAAAAACCAAAAATCAAAACTTTATTTCTTTATATTCGTTCCTGCCTTCGATTCTCCGGCGTGCGGAAGAAGAAAGGGAgaattttctttcttcttctttgatGCCATATAAAATTAAGTCGCCGAGAATTAATTAATCGTCAGCATTAACATATATAATGGCCTATACAATCAAGTAACACAGCCGCCGAGGTACGTCATGCTAAATGACGATCAaggaaaccttcaacctcctccgaCACGACGACAAGTGCCTCGTTACCAAGGTTCTGGAAAATCAAGGGTTAGTTGTTGCCTGAAATGTATATGTTGTGTATATTGCTGCCTAATTCTCTTAATCCTATCCTTAATCGCTACAGGTTTCTTACTTAATTCAATGTATAAACCTCAAATGCCGAGTTATTCAGTCGACAAATTCTCCGTCCAAGCCTTTAAAGTTCAGCAGGATTTAACCCTGGATGCAGAATTTGACGTGACCGTCAAGGCAACTAACCCTAATGATTACGTCGGGTTCACGTATGGAAAAAACGCGTCGTTTCTGTTTCGTATCATTCTAAAACTATTTCTGAGGGAAAGCTTCCGGCATTCCGTCAGCCTAGGTCGAACATTAGTATGATTCGAATCGATTTGAAAGGGAAAAGCGATTTCGATTCGGAGACTCAAGAGGCTTTTGTGAAAGACAAGCAATCCGGGAAGATTCCATTGCTTGTTCAAGTGAAGGCGCCAGTTGTTGTCGGAATTGGAGAACAGGTAATTAGGGAGCTTACGGCTTTGGTCAATTGCAGCATGATTGTTAACAATTTGCTGCCTAATGAGACGCCACGGATTTTATCGACCAAGTATAGCTATAACATTAAATTTTGAATTAATCTAATTGTATATTTGTTGATGTCTCCAATATGTGTGCAGCTtataattaatattcatgtacTTCAGATTGAAATTTATACATCTACTTGTTTTTGCAGATGAAGCATTTGTTGTAAACCTTTTTCTCTTGTGAGAAAATATATCATTGCCTTCTCATTTTCCATGAAAGTAGAAATTCCTGTCGAAAATTGCATTCATGATAGTATAATGTGGGCGCGCTATGTGAAGATCAACAATTAAAATTCCTTGATAAAGGGCGTAAATATTCCCTACCCACCACTATCCAACTACATATCCAATCCAATCTAATTTTAATGGGTTTTATAAAAATGGACTCTAACCCAACTTCTTCCAAGTGAAGTGGACTAAATTCATTTCAAACCCAATTCTAATGGGTTGGTTAATGGACTTCCAACTTCTTTCATctcaaatatattatataattcttATAGTTTAATTTTTGCTATTTTAATTCGAAATAGTTTTTAATATCAGCATATTTAAtccttaatattttataaaaacttgcAGTTTCGTTCTTATAGTTTAATTTTCGCTTTTTTAGTCCGAAATATCTAATCTCTCTTCGTTTCCTCCACTTTTCACAGCCACCGCACACAAACAACTCTCTCCTTCTCCTTCACCGCCACCACCGCCGCAACAATAACCACCATTTCCTCGGCGAGTATCCTCGCGCGCTCCCAAACTCCTCATCATCGCCGTCTTTATTGCCTTCTCCCTCCGTTATTGACCAGAAATTAAAAGAAGACGACATCGTTTTCACACCCAACTTTTCGCCTCCCGTCCACCAGAAAAACCGCCAAACACTTCCATCGTTGTCCTCCTCATCCCCTACCTCCGCCACTAACACTCCACGCCAC includes these proteins:
- the LOC139884300 gene encoding protein EPIDERMAL PATTERNING FACTOR 1-like translates to MKSVMCIVAIIIVLLLPLAHSRNLGQSRIHHGHHRSPQSTSRSEKGVKPMNYYWERTRHGGDTLQVAGSRLPDCSHACGSCTPCRLVMVSFVCSSIEEAETCPMAYKCMCRNKSYPVP